Part of the Blastocatellia bacterium genome, GCGATTATTGCTACTGCGAGAAAGTTCTTGGGAATCATCTATCGGACGCTGAAGAACGATTGGGTGTTCGAGGACTTCCCCAACTTTGTCCTCGCCGAGGGCTGAATGTTCAACCTTGGAGTAGACAAATCATCATAGGAGTAACAGCATGTCAGTTTTCAAAAGAGGTAAGGTCTACTGGTTCCATTTCATTTGGAACGGTGAACACATCCAGAAGTCAACCAAGCA contains:
- a CDS encoding IS110 family transposase yields the protein AIIATARKFLGIIYRTLKNDWVFEDFPNFVLAEG